The Phacochoerus africanus isolate WHEZ1 chromosome 9, ROS_Pafr_v1, whole genome shotgun sequence genomic sequence tacagctgctggcctatgccacagccacagcaactccagatccgagccgagtccgtgacctatactacagctcatggcaacaccagatccttaacccactgagcaaggccggggattgaacccacaacctcatggttcctagtcagattcatttccactgcgccacgacaagaactccagattatgtagtatttttaaattgggttatgaTAGTGGTTTATAATTCTGTGAATCCAAATCATCAtagagttgttttaaaaatacacatgcccTGGAGTTaactctggtggcctagcagttaaggatttggcattgtcactggtatGGCCTGGGTtgtgtcccaggaacttccaaatactgcaggcatggtcaaaaacaaacaaaatatagatGCCCAGATCCACCCTAGATTTACACAGTGGGCCctactattatatttttaattagctaTTACCATAGAACAATAGTAGtagcttaaattttaaaaattcaagtagtatagaaagataataaaatcaaaataaatgttccATTCCCAAGAGTTAACCACTGTTGCTGTTCTTTAGTATATACTTCTAAAATTTTTCTATGTATGTTCAAGAGTCTTCCAACTTTTTAGGGAAAATGATATCATAATATATTGaccacattttcttattttccatattcttaaTGCTCTGGCATTTGGGGCCTTGATCCTAGAGAGACTGTCCTTCCCAGGCCAGCTGATTCCTAGAGATAGCAGAGGACCCCCATGCAAGTGGCCAGGgatcccacatcttcatggatactagtccagtcaTGCACGGTCTAGCCAATCCAGAGCCCAGTCCCCCAACCATCTCCTTTATCAAACTATCCACACCAAGCCAATATTCCTCCTGCAATAAATCACCCCTGTGTCTGATACCAGACAACCAGGAACCATCCCTATAGCCCAAAGCATGCCAAACTTATCCACACTATCCAATCCTGCTCTTACTCAGCATACCTACCTTGCCTTGCCCATTCCTTCCTCGGAAAACGCCAATAAAGGCTCTCGGCCACACTCTCCCGCTTCCCCTTCTGCCTCCTGGCCGTTCTTGGTGCTTTCCCATGCGTAGCAGACTATGTCTTCTCTTCCTTGAGATCTGTGAGTatacaaaatttctttcttcacaTAGTCCTTTCTTTGCATGTCTTACCATACTTGATTAAAACAAATCctggatacatttttatatacatattatacacacCACTttgcactttcctttttttttaacctaatgaGAATATTCAGGACATATTCATgcagcagatatttattgaacatcaaCTGTATGTCCAGCAGTATTCTAAGCACTGGGAATAAAGTGGTGAACAAGCCAGTGACTCTGCCTTCTTGCATCTTACATTCTAGTTAAATCAGTGGGTACCACAGTTCCTTCATTCAGTTGCAGCCAATGTTTGTGGCCtagataaaatatgcaaaaaaatttttttgcatatggaagttcccaggctaggggttgaattagagctgcacctgctggcctgtgtcacagccacagcaatgtgggattcaaatGTCTtatctgtgaccacaccacagctcacggtgcaatgccaaatccttaataacccactgagcgaggccagggatcccacatcctcatggatactagtcgggttcataaccagctgagccacaacaggaactccccaaaatggtATTCTTATCAATAgagttactttattctttttgatactgagttTTCTGTTGCATTCATGTATTTTAATTAGTTTAGTAGTCTCCTACTGATGTACATTTGGGCTATTCCagtgtttttcttattataaacaaTGCATCCGTGGATGTCTTCATGTAAAAATCTTTTGGCTTTTATGTGAaaatactgggggaaaaaagttcCTATAAACACAGTCAGAGATTGACAGCCACTGGATTAAAGTAGGAGGTTCATTATATCAGCAACAAAGCTATAGTGATTATCTCTGGGGAAAGTAAAAGGACAGAGGGTAATGGAGAAAAATCAATGGGAATTTGGACTTTTTACTTTTATACCTTTTGTACTATTGAACTTTTTACCATGAGTATCTATCTGTAGTAAAAATAAGGGACACAGTCTTCAGATTCAGGTAAACCTGGGTTCCAGGCCAGGCTTTACCACTTTAGAAGTCATGTGATCACAgaccagatattttttaaatttctgcatttTAGTTTCTCTATTACCCAGCTACTTGTGTTGCTCTATCACCAAAAATTGGCTGATCACTTGGTATTTTAGCTACCTCCTGCCATGTAACAAACCAGCCCAAAACTTGGTAGCTTAAAGGAATAGCCATTATATTCTCTCTCACAGTTTGGTGAATTGACTGGGATAAACAGGGTAGTTCTGCTGTACATGATATCAATTTAAGCTGTAGTTATCTGAGGGCCTGCCTGGGCTGTGATGCACAAGGTACTTCACTCACATCTCATACCTTAGCAGGAAATGGCTAGAAAACTGGGCTTAGCAAGATCCTGAGTTGGGTGGGCCTTAGGTTATCTCATTTTCTCAGGCTCCATGTATCTCTTTATTGGGGTAACTGGACTTCTTTACATGGTAACTCAGGGATCTcaaaagcacatttttatttatttatttttatatagtgatttttattttttccattatagctggtttacagcattctgtcagttctctactgtacagcatggtgacccagttaaacatacatgtatacattcttttttctcacattatcatactccatcgtaagtgaccagacatagtccccagtgctacacagcaggatctcattgctaatccattccagaggcaatagtctgcatctgctaaccctgagcaccccatccatcccactccctccccctcccccccttggcaaccacaagtctattctccaagtccatgagttcttttctgtggaaaggttcatttgtgccgtatattagattccatatataagtgatatcatatgatatttgtctttctctttctgagttacttcactcagtatgagagtctctagttccatccatgctgctgcaaatggcattattttgttcttttttatggctgagtagtattccattgtgtatatataccacatcttcctaatccaatcatctgttgatggacatttgggttgtttccatgtcttggctattgtgaatagtgtcaaaagcacatttttaaagtattagtcCTTGAGCTGACATATTATCACTTTCACCATGTTCTATTggataaagcaagtcacacaccAGCCTAGatcctgtgtctgtgtgtgtgtgttgggagttAGACTACACAATGGATGAATACTAGAAGGTGTTTTCACTGGGGACCCTTTGAAGACTCTtaggaaattttcatttctttcatgccATTCTGTGTTTTTAgatctggacttttatttatttatttttactctctaTAACTCATAAATGCGGTTAGTGTCAAAAACCATTAGGATGATAGTTCTTGATTATTTAGCACAGTTCCTGATATTAGTAAGCAAGCATGCATGCATGCAGTAATGTTATCAATTATTACTAATCTTATTTCCAAACCCTTACATGGGACATGTGGCATTTAAATAATCAACTTACTCTTTCAGTAggaggtgaggccaggaatatGACTGGTGAATTTGCCCCAAAGCACATTTCTGCAGAAGACAATTCAATGGATGCTTTCCAGGATCCAAAGTGTGGAGAAACTTTTCAATATAGAGGTAAATCAGAACAGCAAAAGGTCAACCCCACAAGAGTAAAACGACACAAATGTAAGGAGTGTGGAAAGGCCTTTGCTCAGAGCTCGGGACTTGTTCGACACTggagaattcacactggagagaaaccttataaaTGTAATCAGTGTGGAAAAGCTGTCAGTTATAAATCAGCCCTTCTTTCACATCAGgaaattcataataaaataaaacggTATCagtgtaatgaatgtgggaaagccttcagtcaAAACACAGGCCTGGTTCTTCATCAGAGGATCCATACTGGAAAGAGACCTTATGGGTGTAAAGAGTGTGGTAAATCCTTTAGTCAAAGTTCACACCTTATTGGACATCTGAGGAtccatactggagagaaacccttcAAATGTAATGAATGTGAGAGGGCCTTCACTCAGAGGTCAGGACTCATGGAGCATCAGAGAagtcacactggagagaagccctatACGTGTAAGGAGTGTGGGAAAGCTTTCCGAGGGAGCACCAGCCTTACTCAGCACCTGAGGatccacactggggagaagccctATCAGTGTGAGGAATGCGGAAGAGCCTTCATTCAGAGATCAAGCCTTGTTCGTCATCAGAGGGTCCACAGAGGGCAGaagtctgtgtctgtgtcctgattgTAAGAAGGCCTTTAATCATAAATCAGGCCTTACTGAACACTTTAGAAAGCTATGCCTAATACAGACCCTATCACTGTGTAATAAATTGGAGAAATCGGGGATATCTCCTTTACCATTGTTATTCTACATAGTCAAATTAGAAGAGATGGTAATAAACATCAGAATGAAAGAAGGTAGTAACTTGTCACTAGAGCCAACCATTCACATTTTGGCCTCAGTCTGTTGTGGATGCTgctatttctcccattctctatATTCTCCTTTGTGGTTCTTCAGCACTTTGGTCCTTGAAATCACTGTCATCACATACCCTGAATATCCTGAAAATACAGTGGCTGTCAGATTTTGAACAGAAGACCACGGAGTAGCATTTAAAAGTGACTGCTTACTGACACAGCTGTTTTGTTTACCTCCTCTTCATCCTATTGGTAAGGGAGGAAGTCCCACTCATGCCAAACACATGACACCTAACACTGGACAGATGGgacatagcagtgacctgagccacagcagtgacaatgccaggtccttaactgctaggccaccagggaattctttttttaaaaatttttattttttaaattttttcttaattttattttgctttttaggattgtTCCTCTGgcacatgggaattcccaggctaggggtcaaatcagagcttcagctgccagcctatgccacagccacagtaatttgggatctgagccaagtctgtgacctacagcatacctcacagctacgccagatccttaacccactgagtgaggccaggggttgaacctggtgtcctcttggatgctagtcaggttcgtaaaccactgagccacagtggaaactccttccttttttttaattttgacagcAGTTTGTCACATATACTCAGGGAGGAGGGCCACTTGGGAAGACTGAACAAACAGCTTTGGAATGCAGGCTTTTGGGGTGATTCCTGGTTTTCTTGGGAGGATATGATTGGCTTGTTTGAATAGTTTCATGGGCAGGCAAGTAGGGGAAACCCAAAAAGTTGAGTACCAGGTGGAATGCAGCTAGTCTAGCTAATGGGGAACGAGCCAACTGGGGTCACTTCTTGCTAGGTGGGAGAGATATATGGCAAGAACATATCTAACATATGGTTAGATCTTTGGGTCCctgtgaggctcagagatgtcaaAGCACATGAAATTTTAGGCCTTATTGCTCACTTTGTCAACttagaaaaaaagcataatttttagGAAAAGAGTTGTAGCTCTGTGCCCTTAACTCTGCTCTTAATTCAtatgtcctcttttttctttttgaatctcaGTGATACACATTTCTTCTCCACTTcatctctaggaaaaaaaaatcccagaaatacCTTTGACCATCCAACACACTAGCTGGACTTGCTCATATATTGGTAGTGGGATTGAGGAGTCTCTAATGCTGCTCCTACATCTGTCtgactttcatatgctgaaaccATGTATATCTCAAGCTTGGCTCCCTGATTGTCCACTGTAATCATCTAGCTGCGTATGTCTTCATGATGctttagtttatcttttcaaCTTTTGGAATAGTCTGAAAAGCATTGGTGTTGTCTTCTACTTTCAGtttgaatgaaatatattttgtgcTATTGGGAGGACTTGAGAAACTAGAAAGTTTATAAGGTAGAAAGTGTATAACAATGGGGTATTTCACTATATTCCTATTTTTATGGGGATGGTGTAAATAAATAAGATCCAACAAAACTCGAGATGCTAATTGTTCATCCTTCCTGCCACCATACCACTTACTTTGTTTTCCCTTGTTTCAAGGCTCAGGTAGGAAATACGTTCAGAGGTTGAAGTCTGCAGGTCAGAGGGAATAGCCAATAAATACctatgacaaaaatataaatgcataaagCATTACATCTCCCTGAAGTTAGATACCTTGACATTTAAAATCAGACTTTCACCAAATGCTTGTACATTTGAGGAGTTTTCAACCAACTGGATGAACTCTCCCATGAAATGTGCTATTGCACAGAGCTTTTCTGGCAGTGGAAACTAGGCCAGAGATGAAAACTGGCATCCTAAGGATCAGACACATTTGGCAGACATTTGTGCGATTTGTTCATTGTTTTTAAGAAttgaaagagttcctgtcgtggtgcagcggaaatgaatccgactagaaaccgtgattttgtgggtttgatccctggcctcgcttagtcggctagggatccggcgttgccatgagctgtagtgtcggtcgaagatgcagctcggctcctgtgtggctgtggctgtggtataggccagcagttgaacctctgattggacccttagcctgggaacctccatatgccatgatgcggccataaaaaaaaggggggggggattaacTGCCAACCTAAAAAGTTTAGACATTTCATGTAGAAATGTGAATttccatattttgaaaaattaagatcTGGCATCACTGGCCAGACCTCTTACCTTCAATTCATTCAGTGCCTCACCGACCAGCTTAGTTGTCTGAGCCCTGGAGAAATTTGAATTTGCTTGTCTAGAGAATGGCTATTGCAGAGGAGGGTTTATTTAATGGCAGAAGAAACAAGGTGaagtcatcttttattttttatttttttttgctgcaccctcagcagttcccaggccagggatctaactcaagccacagcagtgacaaaaccagatccttaactgctaggctaccagggaactctgtccttGCCATTTTTGATAGGCtgtttgcaaaaaatggaaaaccataaatagaagaaatttgaaaaataggaTACAGTTTTCCCCTGCTACCTGAAAGTAGAG encodes the following:
- the LOC125136159 gene encoding zinc finger protein with KRAB and SCAN domains 8-like, whose protein sequence is MSTKLREGAALTPVVYTREEQEGLRIVKVEEEEDHAWEQKPGQLENVYPYQELFRQCFRQFRYQEAPGPREALSRLQELCQKWLQPEIHSKEQILELLVLEQFLTILPEGLRAQVLGYHPRSGEEVVTMLENLETELGDKGQQVQATAYYKQEVPWKEVGPVSLTDQSLTVQLKCDPWEHIPLQENVGGEARNMTGEFAPKHISAEDNSMDAFQDPKCGETFQYRGKSEQQKVNPTRVKRHKCKECGKAFAQSSGLVRHWRIHTGEKPYKCNQCGKAVSYKSALLSHQEIHNKIKRYQCNECGKAFSQNTGLVLHQRIHTGKRPYGCKECGKSFSQSSHLIGHLRIHTGEKPFKCNECERAFTQRSGLMEHQRSHTGEKPYTCKECGKAFRGSTSLTQHLRIHTGEKPYQCEECGRAFIQRSSLVRHQRVHRGQKSVSVS